TCTGGTTTTCATAAACAGATTGTTTGTGTTTTGTTAAATTATTTGTGTGTAAGTTTAAATTGTCACAATAATTAAACCAATAAAAACCTGAAAGTGTAATACGAGGTATGTTTTTCTCATCGCAATATTAATTTACCAGCCGCAAATCTGCTTTTTATTTTACAGATGAACATCAGTAAAGTTCCTTTAAGGCCTGCGAAAACAGCTCTTGTTTCTTTGCGTCAAAACCGGAAGACTTTGATTATACTGCATATAATTGATTTTTATATATTTGTATATGTAGTTGATTTACAGTGTGTTTAGCTATTATTAATGATGTTGAAATCATGTTTGATATACTCAATAAGTATAGACAGAATGGTCATTTCTTTTTGATCTCCGGAGATGAATTAAACAAAACCTGTAACGCACCAGAAAAACAAGTTGGTGTTTTTCTGGTCTATGCTTTAAAAAATGGGAAGATTGAAATTGTTTTTATTGGTGGAACAGGGGATATGAATAAAAGAAAACTGACTGTTGTGCAGAATACAGGAACAGGTGGACTTAAAGATGAACTGATCAACGGTCCGGATACACCGAGAAAAATCTTATGGCCCGGCCGTATGGAAGAGGAAAATATCGAAGCGCTGGATATTTACTGGTATATCACGCTCAATGAAATACATAATGACAGCCCCGGAAAAGTAGAAAACTGGCTGTTTGAAAGACATTATGAATTATTTCACCGTTTGCCAAGATGGAATTTTGACCTTTAAAATACTGTCAGAAGAGCCCTAAATCAATTTGATTATATTTGCAGCAATGAAAACTGCGATATATAACTCCAAGTATTTTATAGCTATAGGAGTATTTATTTTACTGTGTTCTAGTGGGATTGGATTTTTTATAACCAGTAAATTTAATAAGCGCACTGAACGGATCAGCAATGATATAGCGATTAGCATCTATCAGCTGAAATCTAATGTTATTAATAGTGAATTCAGAGGTTTTATCAGAGGACTGAATAATTCTGATGTCATTATTCCTCAGCTTAAAAACGGTGAGGACTTTCTGCATGCCGAAAAACTGATCAATGCACTGTTACTCAGTCATCCTAAAATCAAACATGGATGGTACGCCATTGCCAGTGGTAAAGATACCGTTTACGTCACAATTGATAAAAATGATAAGAGTTTCCGGCGGGGAACTATATTGGATTATCAGAAAAAATGGATACGCAGTCGGCTGCTGACAAAAGATAGTCTGACCCGTATAGGAACGATGGTCTCGGTGAAAGATTCCCTGCATGGTTTACTGGCTTCCAGGCATCGCCTTGCAGATTCCTCTTTGCTTATTTTAGGATTAGATATCAATTTCAGGGATCTGCAACGCTATTTATGGAGTGTAGATACTAAAAGCCGTGCTTCTATCTATATTATTGATGAACAGGGATATTATATTACCAATCCTGATGAGAAACTGATTGGGAAAAGAATATCAGGAAGATTCAGAAGAGCAGGTGATCATAAACTGGCAGATAGTATCAGCACTTACGAAATGGTGAATTCTGCTTATCTGCAGCTGCCCGTATTCCGTTTTTACGCGCCGTTTAATATGGGGATGATGAAATGGACGATGGTCGTGGAAACCCCTGTTTTTGTCATCGACGAAGAAGTAAAAGCGATTGAAAGATATGTGATGATTATGTTTATCGCCACTACGCTGATTATTCTGATTTTGCTGGAATGGGCACAGGCCAAATGGCAGAAGCAATTCATGCTGAGACAGCAGGCAGAAATCCTGGCCGCAAATCAGGAGAAGGAAAATGCAGTGCTGCAGCTGGATAAACTCAAGGAAAAACTTGATCCTCATTTCCTGTTTAATTCATTAAGTTCACTCAATGGATTAATAGAAGAACAGCCCGGCCTGGCCAAAGCATTTGTGGTTAAACTTTCCAGAGTATACCGTTATGTGTTAGATCCTACACCAAACGGATTAGAAGAAGTGGCCAGAGAAGTACGTTTTGCCAGCGAATATTTTTTCCTGTTAAAAATCCGTTTCGGTGAGGCACTTGCATCATTGGAGATTGATATTAATGAAAAACATTCTTCAGCCTATATCCCTTTTATGAGTGTACAGACCCTGGTTGAAAACGCCATCAAACATAATGTGGTTTCCAGGCTGAATCCATTACATATCAGTATCAGAAGCGAGGGAGAAGGAATACTGGTGACCAACAATTTGCAGCTGCGTCCGGATGTCAGAGATTCAGGCAAACAGGGCCTCAAATATTTGCAGAGCGTTTATGCTCATTTTGGAGATTTTCATTTAACCTGTGGAGTTAAAGATGGGACCTATCAATGCTTTTTACCGCTGATTAAAAATCCGTCCACTCCTTAAAACTGCGCTTTCACTTCTGATAACAACTCATTCACTTTTAATAATTTCATAATCTGCCAACTAAGGGGGATTTTGTAGCATGATTTTGACTAAAAACCTTTTAAAATTGTCTTTTACAACGCTCTTTTTATTCATCGGCAATGTAAACGGCTTTACTCAGATCCCTAAGAAATTACCAAAGCCAACAGGTAAAATTACCAGTAAAAAAACACTTACAGATACGCTTAAAAAGAAAGCAGATAAAGACAGCACCAGCAAAAAGGAGCTGAAAAGTTATGCTGAATTATTAAAGAAAGCAACCACCAAAAACGGACTGTTTAAAGTTCATCAGTCAGAGAACGATTATTACTTTGAGATCCCTCTGAATTTAATGGAAAAGGACTTTTTAATTGTAAATAAGATCTCTTCAGTACCACTGGCGCTTAACGAATCCGGAGTTAATAAAGGGGTGAACTTTGATAATAAAGTGATCCGTTTTTCCAGAAATAAATCAGCTAAAACAATATGGGTTAAAACGATAGTACCACAAGTAGAATCTGCTCCTGGTGATGCAATTACCCGTTCAGTAAAAGATAATTTTACCGGTTCTGTTATAGAATCATTTAAAATCGAGGCTTATTCTCCGGATTCTTCGGCCGTTGTTATCAAAATGAACAAGGTGTTTGATGGAACTGAGAAAAGTTTTAATGATGTATTTACCGATATAGGTCTTGGAGCTTCTCCAAAAACATCATTATCTGCCATTGAAAAAGTTAAAACTTTCCCTCAGAATGTAGTGGTACGTGCTTTATTAAGTTCAAGAGTGATGGATGCCGGAATCAGCGTACCGATTAGTATGGCCATAACTACCAACATATTGTTATTACCTGAAAAACCAATGAAACCTCGTTTTGCAGATAACAGAGTTGGGTTTTTCAGTACCCCAAGATGGTATTTCTCAGATGCTCAGCATAAGCTGGAAACCAGGGAACTGGTAACCCGCTGGAGAATGGAGCCAAAACCAGAAGATCAGGCCAGATATCTTAAAGGTGAACTGGTAGAACCAGTAAAACCTATCGTATTTTATATCGATCCGGCTACTCCGCCGCAATGGAGAAAAGAAATTATTGCAGGTGTGCATGACTGGCAGAAAGCTTTTGAACAGGCAGGTTTTAAAAATGCTATTCAGGCCCGGGAAGTTACAGACACTACAGATTATGATGGTGATGATGTCCGTTACAATGAAATTACCTACGCAGCTTCACCGAAATCAAATGCAATGGGCCCGGCAGTTGTCGATCCGCGTTCAGGAGAAATTCTGGAGTCTGATGTCATCTGGTGGCATAATGTAATGACTTCTGTTCAGTACTGGATGCGCGTACAAACCGGAATAATTGATTCTGCAGTAAGATATAACAAAGTATCAGATGAAAGAATGGGACATGCTATACGTTTCGTGTCTTCACATGAAATTGGTCATACCCTGGGGCTGAAACATAATATGGCTGCTTCGGCTTCTTTCCCTGTTGACTCCTTACGTTCACCGTCTTTTACCAACCGTATGGGGGGGACTGCCTCATCTATTATGGATTATGCCCGTTTTAACTATGTGGCGCAACCCGGGGATCAGGTCACCAACATCACCCCGCAAATCGGTACTTATGATAAATATGCTATTGCATGGGGCTATCGCTGGTTGCCTGGAGAAGATCCGCATCAGGAAATACCCGTTCTTAAAGAGTGGATTAAAGTACATGCCAAAGATCCGTTATACCATTATGGAGAGCAGCAGAAAATGCTGGATATCATTGATCCCAGAGCGCAGTCAGAAGATCTGGGCGATGATGCCGTTAAAGCAAGCCGTTACGGACTGGCTAATTTAAAACGTCTGATTCCACAAATTCTAAACTGGTCTGCACCAGAAGGTGATAACTATTATCAGGCCGGTAAACTTTACCTGGCTGCAATCTGGCAATGGCAGACCTATGCAGAACATGTCACTGCAAATATCGGGGGTTACTATTTAGAAGATCCCGTTAGCGGAGACGGTAAAGATGCTTATACACCAGTGCCTGTCAAAACTCAGAAAGCCGCGCTGGAGTATTTTAAAGAGCAGGTATTCCTTATGCCGGAATGGTTATTCAATAAAGAGCTGCTTAAAAAGACTTTCCCGGTAAAAGACACACCGGTGGGCCCGATGGAGTATGCACCTTTAAACCTGAGACGTGAGTATCAGTATAGCTTGCTTTACAGCTTATTAAGCGAAAGCCGTTTGCTGAGAATGCTGGAGATGGAAGTGCTGTTTGGTAAAGACAAAGTATTTACTGTAGCAGAACTATTTAATGATATCCGTCCGGCGATTTTTGCACAGACGATGAAAGGGAAATCTCTTGCTATCACAGACCGCATGTTGCAGCAAAACTATGTTGACGCTTTGCTGGTAAGTACAGATAAAATGCTGGAGAAGATTACCAAAAAATCGTTGAAGCAGACCGGTTCAGATAACCTGCCACAAACATGTGATTTAGGTTTAAGTAAAGAAACAGAAAGCAGCATGAATCCTGCAGCAGGACTGAGAATGATTTATGTGACTGCAATGAGCCGTACCTCTGAAGCTGCTTCTGCAAAAAGAGCAGAGCTGTTGCAGATCCTGAACATACTGGAAAACAATAAAAACAGAGGCGATGAATCAACCAAAGGACATTATATGGATCTGATTCTTCGTATCCGCCAAAGCCTGCAGACAAAATAGGCTGATTATATAACAGACACACAGAACACACACACCAGACAACACACACACAATTCAAATTATCAAACACACCTAAACAACAAACTATGATTAGAAATCTACTGTTATTACTCTTCCTGATGGGCATCAGCCTTTCAGGATACAGTCAGAAACAAACCACGATAAGCGGGCAGGTTTTAGATCCGGAAGGGTTGCCAATACCAGGAGCATCGGTTTATGTGGACAAAGCCACGATAGGCGAACAGACCAGTGTTACTGGGGTGATTCAGAATACAGCTATCGGTACAGTAACCAATGCAGAAGGTAAATTTACATTAACAGTTCCCGAAGGTACTCCTGCTATCAGGGTAAGTTATATGGGTTATAATTCTGTGCTGGTAAATATTATCAATAAGACAAAACTGACGATCTCCCTGACCAATAATGAAAACACACTGGGCGAAGTCGTTGTCAATGGTTATACTGCGATTTCAAAACGTAAAAACACTACGGCAACGGCAGTGCTGGAATACAGTAAAGTCCGTCAGTCGGGGGTTGCAGGAATTGACCAGATGCTGGAAGGCCAGATTGCCGGGGTAGCTGTGACTTCACTGAGTGGCGGCCCTTCGTCGGCACCAAAAATCCGTATCCGTGGTACAGTTTCCTTAAATGGTAGTGCAGATCCTTTATGGGTACTGGACGGAATTCCTTTAGAAGGAACCAACCTGCCAAACAACCTGATGGATAAAGATAACATTGACCAGTTGCGTAACTTACCAATTGCAGGTTTAAACCCGGATGATATCGCTGATATTACGATTTTGAAAGATGCGGCAGCAACCTCTATTTATGGCGCCAGAGCAGCAAACGGAGTAATTGTGATCACGACTAAAAAAGGTAAAAAAGGGCCAATGGCGATCAGCTTCAGTGCCAATACCTTTATTGCAGAACGTCCTGATTTAAGTAAGTTAAACCTGATGAATTCAACGGAGAAAGTTGATTTTGAATTAGGCCTGGCTAAAAGACCGGATCTGGTTTACCGTCCTGATCAGGGTGCAGTAGCCAGAATACTGAACAGAACAAATGAGTTGCAAAATTACAGGACTAATGGTTTTGCAGGTTTAAGCTCTGCTACTCAGAATGAAATTAATGGCCTTCGTCAGCATAACACAGACTGGGGTAAAGAACTTTATCAGTCATCAGTTAATCAGCAGTACACTTTAGGTATTTCAGGTGGAAATGACCAGGCTAATTATTATTTTTCAGGTGGTTATTACGATGAAAAAGGAACAACTATAGGATCAGGTTTAAAAAGATATAATTTAACCCTAAAGACAGATTTTAACATCTCTCAGAAATTGAAATTTGGTGTGGCTGTTTTTGGTTCCAAAACAGAACGGACCAATTACCTGACCGAGCAGGATGCCTATACCAACCCTTCAGCATATTCCAGAAATGTAAATCCATACCAGCAGGTAAGAGACGCTTCCGGTGCCTATGTTTATGATCAGGATATCTTTGGCCAGAACGGCGGACTGGCTGCCAATAATACTTATATTCCTTTTAATATCATTGAAGAAAGAAATAATACCCGTTATACTTTAGGGAATAAAAGTGTGAAAAGTATTATTGATATGGATTACCAGATCAGTAAGGACCTGAAGTTACACTCTGAACTGGGCTTACAGTTTGAAGATACCCAAAGTGAAAAATACGCTTCGGCTAATTCTTATTTTGGACGTAAATACAGAGAAAGCAGCAGATATTATAATTCGGCTACTAAAAAGTATGATTACTTTATCCCTGTTGGCGGAATCATACAAAATCAGCAGACTTCTTTCTTTCAGTATAACTGGAAAACTTTGATGGAATACAAAAAAGTGATCAGTGAGAAGCATGAGATTGAAGTACTGGCAGGTACAGAATTCAGAAAAAATAACAATGAAGACTTGTTTACCAGAGGATTTGGTTTTGATGAACGTACACTGACCAATCAGAATATTTTGTTCCCGAATGCCGATCAGGCAAATAAAGCAAGTTTCCGTACCTATCAGAAGTCCAAAGTAGCGAATGCCTATGCTTCTTTCTACGGTACACTGTCTTATACCTATGACAGGAAATATACTGTTTATGGCAGTGCCCGTTATGATGGTTCAGATCTGTTCGGCGTAGATCCCAAATACAGATATCTGCCTATTTACTCTATTTCAGGCGCATGGAATGCCAGTGAAGAACAGTTTGTGAAAGATATCAAATGGATCTCAAATTTACGTTTCCGTTCTTCTTATGGAGTACAGGGTAATATTGATAAAAATACCTCTCCAAAGATTGTAGGTGCCTATAATAATGTGACTATTTTACCAGGAAATCCTGAAACTTCTATTAACGTGATCAGCCCGCCAAACGATAAATTACGCTGGGAAAAAACGACAACGTTCAATGCAGGAATGGATCTGGGATTATTCGGTAATGCTTTACAGATAACGTTTGATTATTATAACCGTTACAGTAAAGATCTGATTGGTTTACAGGCTTTATCTCTGGAGAATGGATTTGAATTCACCAATGCTAATTTTTCACGCATCAGAAATAAAGGACTGGAACTGACTATTTCGACAAGAAATATCAGCACCGGTAAATTCCAGTGGTGGACAGACTTTAACATCGCTCATAACAAGAGTAAGGTACTCAGAGACGAACCGAAGTCGGGCCAGTTCCTTCCATCAAGAGAGGGTTATCCTGTGAACGGATTATTTGTGCTGAAAACTGCTGGTTTGGATGCTAATGGTATCCCACAATTCAACAAAGACGGCAAAGTTGTTTCTCTGGAAGATTTTTATAAACTGTACGACCCTTATGCTGAATTTTTACCAGGACAGGCAACTGCAACTTCATTAACCAATAAAGAGTTTCAAAAACTATTTACTTATGCGGGTGACAGAGATCCGAAGTTTACAGGAGGTTTAGTTAACCGTTTCCGTTATGGTAATCTGGATCTGGCTATTACTACTATTTTCAATCTGAATCAGATGGTACTGAGTGCGCCTTCTTATTTACCGGCGACAGTAGACCGCGGACAGAATTATTCAAAAGATATTCTGAATGCCTGGACTCCATCAAACACCAATACTAATCAGCCTCAGATTATTGGTGCTGATACTGGTGATGGCAGCCGCTGGATGGTGAATAGCTGGTATAACACCGGTGACCCGATCAGTTCTTATAAATACATGGATGTCTTTGCCAAAAAGATGAGCTATATCCGCTTAAACAGTGTTCGTTTAGGTTATACTTTACCGGCAAAAATCTCTGCTAAAATCAAAGCAAATTCATTGAGACTGAGTGTGGAGGGCAGAAACCTGTTTGTCCTGAGTACTGATTACAAAGGTTATTCTGATCCGGAAACTTATGGCAGTATTTACACACAGCCTATTTCCAGAAGTATTTCTTTTGGACTGAACGCAACATTTTAACTATAATATATATTCAAAATGAAGAAGATTATACAATTATGTGCTGTACTATTGGTGTTATTCACCCTGGGCAGCTGTAAAAAATATTTAGATATTGAACCGGTAGGAAGAGTAATTCCTACCACTACTGAAGACTTCAGAGCTTTGTTAACTTCAGCTTACAATTCGTTTTCAGAACATAAATCATTACTGGCCTTACGTTCTGACGAGTTGAAACTGAACGAAGACCAGGAGGATGTTATACTTTACCGTGATATTTATAAATGGAACGATGCGACTCCTGATCCGTCAACTTTTTCATTCCAGTATGTGGCACTTTACAACACTATTTTCTTTGCCAATGAGGTCATTGCAGAAGTAGAGAACAGAGCAGGAAAAAGTGCCGTGACAGCACAGATTAAAGGTGAAGCTTATCTATTACGTGCTTACAACCATTTTGAACTGCTTAATTTATACGCTAAACCTTACCAGGCATCAAGCGCTGCAACTGACCGTGGTGTGGTTCTGGTACTGAAAATGGATCTGGAAGCCAATTACAAACCTGCTACCATAGAAGAGGTTTACAGCCAGATACTGAGTGATATTAACGAAGGTCAGAAATTATTAAATATCAATACTTTTGATACAGGTAAAAACTATCGTTTTACAACTCGTGGAGCATGGGCTCTAAAAGCAAGAGTACATGAGTTCAGAGGAGAGTGGAGTAAAGCACTGGAAGCAGCCCGGCAGGCTTTACAGTTAAATAACGAACTGGAAGATCTGAACGCTGCAGGAAGTAAATCTCCAAATCACTATCAGGCTAAAGAAAGTATTATGGCAATGGAAAAGGCAATGAATGTTTCAGTGTCCAATACGGTTGCAATTTCGGCTCACCTGTTAAGTATCTATGACAAAGACAACGATCTTCGTTTTGCAAAATATTTTAGTAAATCGGGCAATGATTATCGCTCTGCAAAAGGAGCTTCAAATGAGTTTAAGATTTCTTTCCGCAATGGCGAATTATATCTGATCCAGGCAGAGGCAGCTTTACAAACCGGTAATCCTGCACTGGCAACAGAAAGTTTACTGGCTTTGAAAGCCAAACGTTTAAAACCTGCTTATCTTGCTGCAGAAAAGAGCAGAATCCAGGCTTTAACCAATGCTGATCTGCTGCAGGAAATTTATAAGGAAAGAGAAAGAGAACTGGCGCTGGAAGGTCACCGCTGGTATGACCTGAGAAGATATGGACAGCCGGCTATCAAACACACGGTAGGCGGAGCTGATTATAACCTGATTCAGAATGATCCCAGATATACCCTGCCATTCCCAAAAGCAGCGATTACAAACAATCCCAATCTGCAATAAATAATTTAAAAATGGTTTTAACTCCGGTCTGTTTCTACAGGCCGGTTTTTTTTTTACTTTTACAGGCAAGCAATTAAGGCATGACTGTATTGATTATTGAGGATGAAGAACTGGCTGCGGCAACCCTGCAGAATATGCTTGTGCACATTAATCCCGATATCCAGGTACATGCTGTTGTAGGTACAGTTGAAGCCGCGGTACTCTGGTTACAGCAGCATAAAGCCGACATCCTTTTCATGGATATTCATTTAGGCGATGGAGAAAGTTTCCAGATCTTCCAGCAGGTTGAAGTAAACAGCCCGGTGATCTTTACCACAGCTTATGATCAGTACACACTTAAAGCTTTTAAGAATCAGGGAATCGATTACCTGCTTAAGCCTTTTGATGAAGAAGATGTAAGGCTCGCTTTAAATAAACTCAGTAATATTCAAAATACCGGAGCTGTCAGTACTCCGCAACTGGTACAAAAGGTTGAACAGGTGCTGGGTAAAACACGCAACCGGTTTATGGTTAAATTAGGGAAGCTGATTAAAACAGTTTCTGCCGATCAGGTTGCTTATTTTATGGCAGATGATAAGTATCTTTTTCTGGTCACCAATGATCAGCAGAATTATATCATTGAAGAAACTATCGGAAGTCTGGAACCTAAACTCAATCCCGAAAGCTTCTTCAGGATTAACCGGAAATTTATCATCCACATCAATGCAATCAAAGAGATGTACAGGCTTTCGCGCAACCGGGTCAGAATCAATCTGTCTCCCAAACCGGAAAATATAGAAGTTGTGGTGAGTGAAGAAAGAGCTGAGGCTTTTAAGCAATGGCTTGATCAGTAAATCAATACAATATTCCGAAAAGCTCACCATATAGATACAGGCATGATTTATGATATTGAGTGAATACACGATATCAGGATGGATGTGCCAAAGAAAATAACCAGAAACGAAGAAATCACCATAGCCTATTTTGCTTTTTTAGATCAGCATCTGGCCAACCTTATTGCCGGGAAGGAAACTGAAATGCTGGAAATTAACCAGATTGCAGACCGGCTTTTTATTTCAGCAAAGCATCTGAGTGATACCATACAATTTACGCAGGGACATCACCCTTGTCACTTTTATGACCGTAAAATACTGGATGAAGCGAAAAGATTAATGCTCGAAACCTCATTACCGATTGCCGAAATAGCCCGCAGGCTAACTTATGATCCTTCCAATTTTTCAAAGTTCTTTAAAAAGTATACAGGTGTAACACCCGGACAGTTCAGAAGTACGGATCAGAAACCTGTTTAAAGAACCGAAAAGTTCACCATAATGACACTGAATTTAATGTCAACCTTTGTATGGTGAGGGTTTGATCAGCATTTAAACGATAAATCACAGGCGCTCTCATTTATAAATTAATTAATAGAGTTAATCATCTAATCCAATGTTATGTCTGTAAATGAGTTAAAAGGTAAAGTAGTATTAATTGCAGGAGGAGCTAAAAATCTGGGAGGTTTATTAAGCCGCAATTTTGCTGAACAGGGAGCTAAAGTAGCTATTCACTATAACAGTGATCACACTAAAGATGCCGCAGAACAAACACTGGCGGATATTAAGGCAAAAGGCGGAGAAGCTTTTTTGTTTAAAGCAGATTTCAAAAAGGTAGATAACATCAGTAAATTTTTTGCAGAAACGAAAGCAAAATATGGTGGTATTGATATAGCCATCAATACAGTGGGCCAGGTGTTGAAAAAGCCATATGGAGAAACCACCGAAGCTGAATATGACGCGATGTTTGATATCAATTCAAAGGTTGCCTATTTCTTTATTCAGGAGGCTGGAAAACAGCTGAACGATCATGGTAAGATTTGTACGATAGTCACTTCACTGCTGGCAGCTTATACCGGATATTATTCAACCTATGCGGGAGGAAAAGCTCCGGTAGAACATTTTACCAGAGCTGCTTCAAAAGAGCTTGGCGCAAGAGGAATTTCAGTTACGGCTATCGGTCCCGGGCCAATGGACACCCCGTTCTTTTATGGACAGGAAGATCCTGATGCGGTAGCTTATCATAAATCAGCTTCAGCTTTAGGCGGTTTGACTGATATCAAAGATATTGCACCTATTGTAGAGTTTCTGGTTACCAAAGGCTGGTGGATTACCGGGCAGACCATTTTTGCCAATGGCGGTTATACCACCAGGTAATGAATTTTTTCCTGTTTAAAAGGCCGGTTTAATCACCGGCTTTTTTTATCTTCAATAAAAACCTATCATATGATACTAAAAATTATCAATTCAGTACTTATCCTTTTTGCCTTATATATGGGTGTCAAACAGGGCTGGGCCATGTTCTCCGGTAAAGCACCCATGCTGGAAATGTTCAGTAAATGGGATATGGGCAAAAACAGTGTAATGGTTCTTGGCGTGATTACTATGATTGGTGCAGTGCTGGTCTTATTTCCCAGGACATTTCTGATCGGAAACTTTATCACTGCCGCAGGTATTTTATTAATTGCTGCTTTCCATTTAGGCGATAAAGATCTCAAAGGTTTTGCTATTGAACTACCTTTTCTGCTGCTCTCACTGGTCATTATTTATCTGCAGCATCCATTAAGTAAAGCATAAACAGCATTCATGAATATAGGTAGTCATTACAAACTAAACGTCTTTTTACGCTGGACCAGGAAAAATATTTACTGGTTATTTGCCTTATCCTTTGTACCCACTTTTTTATACCAGGTACTGGACTGGAAGTGGCTGGCTATCCCATGGGTGCCAATTACACTGGTAGGTACGGCTGCAGCTTTTATTGCAGGTTTTAAAAATACCCTGACTTATAACAGAATGTGGGAGGCCAGGACAATCTGGGGAGGCATAGTTAACAGCAGCCGTACCTTTGCCATTATGGTCAGGGACATGATTCAGATCACAGATACGGCGGAAGCAAAAACTGTACACCGTGAAATGATTAACCGCCATATTGCCTGGTTAACCAGTCTGCGTTTTCAGTTAAGAGAATCCAGGAACTGGGAGAATGTGAAGACGAAAAGTTATAACCACGAATTCAGAGTGCACTATAAGGTATCCGAATGGGAGAGTGATCTGTCAGAAGAACTAAAACCTTATTTAACAGAGCAGGAGCGGACAGCTGTTTTAGCAAAGAAAAACAGGGCAACCCAGCTTATCGCTTTGCAGTCGGCACAGTTGAAAGCCCTGCACGATAAACAGCAGCTGGATACTTTATATCATATAGAATTACAGCATCTGCTCAGAGACTTTTATGATAGCCAGGGTAAAAGTGAAAGGATTAAAAATTTCCCTTATCCCAGACAGTTTGCCAGTATCAATTTGTTTTTTATTCGTTTACTGGTGTTGTTACTGCCTTTCGGGATGCTGGGTGAATGTGCTAAACTGGGTACTTATGGCGCATGGCTGACTATACCTTTCAGCATGATTGTAGGCTGGATATTTACCTCACTGGAACAGGTAGGTGAAAGTA
This portion of the Pedobacter lusitanus genome encodes:
- a CDS encoding bestrophin family protein translates to MNIGSHYKLNVFLRWTRKNIYWLFALSFVPTFLYQVLDWKWLAIPWVPITLVGTAAAFIAGFKNTLTYNRMWEARTIWGGIVNSSRTFAIMVRDMIQITDTAEAKTVHREMINRHIAWLTSLRFQLRESRNWENVKTKSYNHEFRVHYKVSEWESDLSEELKPYLTEQERTAVLAKKNRATQLIALQSAQLKALHDKQQLDTLYHIELQHLLRDFYDSQGKSERIKNFPYPRQFASINLFFIRLLVLLLPFGMLGECAKLGTYGAWLTIPFSMIVGWIFTSLEQVGESTENPFEGGPNDIPITSMSRTIEIDLLEILGETDLPPAIAAENDILM
- a CDS encoding RagB/SusD family nutrient uptake outer membrane protein, whose protein sequence is MKKIIQLCAVLLVLFTLGSCKKYLDIEPVGRVIPTTTEDFRALLTSAYNSFSEHKSLLALRSDELKLNEDQEDVILYRDIYKWNDATPDPSTFSFQYVALYNTIFFANEVIAEVENRAGKSAVTAQIKGEAYLLRAYNHFELLNLYAKPYQASSAATDRGVVLVLKMDLEANYKPATIEEVYSQILSDINEGQKLLNINTFDTGKNYRFTTRGAWALKARVHEFRGEWSKALEAARQALQLNNELEDLNAAGSKSPNHYQAKESIMAMEKAMNVSVSNTVAISAHLLSIYDKDNDLRFAKYFSKSGNDYRSAKGASNEFKISFRNGELYLIQAEAALQTGNPALATESLLALKAKRLKPAYLAAEKSRIQALTNADLLQEIYKERERELALEGHRWYDLRRYGQPAIKHTVGGADYNLIQNDPRYTLPFPKAAITNNPNLQ
- a CDS encoding helix-turn-helix domain-containing protein; amino-acid sequence: MPKKITRNEEITIAYFAFLDQHLANLIAGKETEMLEINQIADRLFISAKHLSDTIQFTQGHHPCHFYDRKILDEAKRLMLETSLPIAEIARRLTYDPSNFSKFFKKYTGVTPGQFRSTDQKPV
- a CDS encoding SDR family oxidoreductase — translated: MSVNELKGKVVLIAGGAKNLGGLLSRNFAEQGAKVAIHYNSDHTKDAAEQTLADIKAKGGEAFLFKADFKKVDNISKFFAETKAKYGGIDIAINTVGQVLKKPYGETTEAEYDAMFDINSKVAYFFIQEAGKQLNDHGKICTIVTSLLAAYTGYYSTYAGGKAPVEHFTRAASKELGARGISVTAIGPGPMDTPFFYGQEDPDAVAYHKSASALGGLTDIKDIAPIVEFLVTKGWWITGQTIFANGGYTTR
- a CDS encoding LytR/AlgR family response regulator transcription factor, with protein sequence MTVLIIEDEELAAATLQNMLVHINPDIQVHAVVGTVEAAVLWLQQHKADILFMDIHLGDGESFQIFQQVEVNSPVIFTTAYDQYTLKAFKNQGIDYLLKPFDEEDVRLALNKLSNIQNTGAVSTPQLVQKVEQVLGKTRNRFMVKLGKLIKTVSADQVAYFMADDKYLFLVTNDQQNYIIEETIGSLEPKLNPESFFRINRKFIIHINAIKEMYRLSRNRVRINLSPKPENIEVVVSEERAEAFKQWLDQ